From the Deinococcus sp. Leaf326 genome, one window contains:
- a CDS encoding glycoside hydrolase family 10 protein, with amino-acid sequence MTPALPRRAFLLALTLALALPASAQVALPPDVSAPVTTPATDPPADLAVPGDGGGADTGGSAAQPSSSAAAAGTAAPTTSPADIPVTPPVPAPEPIPAVPVLTSPVPTVPVAPTPVPTPVVPTPVPPVLTVPTPVTPKPAAPPQPITPEAVTVRGLWVDAFGPGLKTRVQVAQMVDDAVKLGVNTLFVQAIRRGDCLCMKSGLPLATDADLEKNFDPLAIAVRLGHARGLRVIAWASVTGVANTAAPNTSPLHVMRTHGPDSGKNSWLARRPDGTWQEGSDGWLDAGIPEAADFMVNSVVNLVRNYDVDGVQLDRIRYPDGGAWGYDPKTVARYAAETGAKGTPVPGDPAWQAWKREQVTALVRRIALEVKSVRPTAWMSAATITYGPAPRITDPTAFRRSRPYTDVLQDWPTWVREGLIDLNVPMNYKRDGVTEQGAWFDGWNSYAASVRTRADGVLAPLAVGTAMYLNSPAVTAAQASRSVGAGLGWVGYSYRSPTPGVISGQQTTAQGLDSVRAALHGKGEPLATPLRWTAAPPSLRGLMGRIVGTAQPGGRVVEAWQGGKLVATGLTDGGGYYGFLTLPAGRTEVRVSGQRWSDTVPERGVARLPDLLARDIAPLKP; translated from the coding sequence ATGACCCCCGCCCTGCCGCGCCGCGCCTTCCTTCTGGCCCTGACCCTCGCGCTGGCGCTGCCGGCCTCCGCCCAGGTCGCCCTGCCGCCCGACGTCTCGGCGCCGGTGACGACTCCGGCGACCGACCCCCCGGCCGATCTGGCCGTACCCGGGGACGGGGGCGGAGCTGATACGGGCGGCAGCGCCGCACAGCCGAGCAGTTCGGCCGCCGCTGCCGGCACGGCGGCCCCCACCACCTCCCCAGCCGACATTCCGGTCACGCCGCCGGTCCCGGCCCCGGAGCCGATTCCGGCCGTTCCAGTCCTGACCAGTCCAGTGCCCACCGTGCCTGTGGCCCCCACTCCGGTCCCTACGCCGGTCGTGCCCACGCCAGTCCCCCCGGTGCTCACGGTGCCGACCCCAGTGACACCAAAGCCGGCCGCGCCCCCCCAGCCCATTACTCCGGAGGCCGTGACGGTCCGCGGGCTGTGGGTGGACGCCTTCGGGCCGGGGCTCAAGACGCGCGTGCAGGTGGCGCAGATGGTGGACGACGCGGTGAAGCTCGGCGTGAATACGCTGTTCGTACAGGCGATCCGGCGGGGCGACTGCCTGTGCATGAAGAGCGGGCTGCCCTTGGCGACCGACGCCGACCTGGAAAAGAACTTCGATCCGCTGGCCATCGCTGTGCGGCTCGGGCACGCGCGCGGCCTGCGGGTGATCGCCTGGGCCAGCGTGACGGGGGTCGCCAACACCGCCGCGCCGAACACCAGCCCCCTGCACGTCATGCGCACCCACGGCCCGGATTCGGGCAAGAACTCCTGGCTGGCCCGGCGCCCCGACGGCACCTGGCAGGAAGGCAGCGACGGCTGGCTCGACGCGGGCATTCCCGAGGCCGCCGACTTCATGGTGAACAGCGTCGTGAATCTGGTGCGCAACTACGACGTGGACGGCGTGCAGCTTGACCGCATCCGCTACCCCGACGGCGGCGCGTGGGGCTACGATCCCAAGACCGTGGCCCGCTACGCCGCCGAGACCGGCGCGAAGGGCACCCCCGTGCCCGGCGACCCCGCGTGGCAGGCCTGGAAGCGCGAGCAGGTCACGGCCCTGGTGCGCCGCATCGCCTTAGAGGTCAAGAGCGTGCGTCCGACCGCCTGGATGAGTGCGGCGACCATCACCTACGGCCCGGCGCCGCGTATCACCGACCCCACGGCCTTCCGGCGCTCGCGGCCCTACACCGACGTGCTTCAGGACTGGCCGACCTGGGTGCGCGAGGGCCTCATCGACCTGAACGTGCCCATGAACTACAAGCGCGACGGCGTGACCGAGCAGGGCGCGTGGTTCGACGGCTGGAACAGCTACGCCGCGAGCGTGCGTACCCGCGCCGACGGCGTGCTGGCTCCGCTGGCGGTGGGCACGGCCATGTACCTCAACTCGCCGGCCGTCACGGCGGCGCAGGCGTCGCGCAGCGTGGGCGCCGGCCTGGGCTGGGTGGGGTACTCGTACCGCAGCCCGACCCCCGGCGTCATCTCGGGACAGCAGACGACCGCGCAGGGTCTGGACAGCGTGCGCGCCGCACTGCACGGCAAGGGCGAGCCGCTGGCCACGCCGCTGCGCTGGACTGCCGCTCCGCCCAGCCTGCGCGGTCTGATGGGCCGGATCGTGGGCACTGCGCAGCCCGGCGGCCGCGTGGTGGAGGCGTGGCAGGGCGGCAAGCTGGTCGCCACGGGGCTCACCGACGGCGGCGGCTACTACGGCTTCCTGACCCTGCCGGCCGGCCGAACCGAGGTGCGGGTCAGCGGCCAGCGCTGGAGCGACACGGTGCCCGAGCGCGGTGTGGCCCGCCTGCCCGACCTGCTCGCGCGCGACATCGCTCCGCTGAAGCCCTGA
- a CDS encoding flavin reductase family protein: MPDPHNEGQPSPGLTPTEFRETLGRFASGVTVITARSGDERRGMTANAFVSVSLAPPLILVSVDHRAHMLALLMQDTVTHFGVNVLSATQRHLSTHFAGKPGPDEGVPWFEHEGLPLIGGTVAQLVCRKERLIEAGDHTLVLGHVEYSRYTDDDPLLYFRGQYHELG, translated from the coding sequence ATGCCCGACCCCCACAACGAAGGCCAGCCCAGTCCTGGCCTGACTCCCACCGAGTTCCGCGAGACGCTGGGGCGCTTTGCCAGTGGCGTGACCGTCATCACGGCCAGAAGCGGCGACGAGCGCCGGGGCATGACCGCCAACGCCTTCGTGTCGGTAAGCCTCGCGCCGCCCCTGATCCTGGTCAGCGTGGACCACCGCGCCCACATGCTCGCGCTGCTCATGCAGGACACGGTCACGCATTTCGGGGTCAATGTCCTGAGTGCGACCCAGCGCCACCTCAGCACGCACTTTGCCGGCAAGCCGGGACCCGACGAGGGGGTGCCCTGGTTCGAGCACGAGGGCCTGCCCCTGATCGGCGGTACGGTCGCGCAGCTCGTGTGCCGCAAGGAGCGCCTCATCGAGGCGGGCGACCACACGCTGGTGCTGGGCCACGTGGAGTACAGCCGCTACACCGACGACGACCCCCTGCTGTACTTCCGGGGCCAGTACCACGAGCTGGGCTGA
- a CDS encoding endonuclease/exonuclease/phosphatase family protein codes for MPRSRLAWAYLLGVVLIWVLGEWVAERTVYTLLLAYTPPLLWLLPAPLVLAWCLWRRRRLGPVVLAALLAAGGAGLFHWNFQRGGELRVLTYNVRSGTQTTPERLARLIGEADADLVLLQEANFARPAFHAQLVSLLPGYSVTRAAEVTTLSRLPLQDVQRYDLPLNRREVLLTRVSWQGEPLNVVNAHLGTVMLSSLLSGDLERVRHTRNARAAQVGVLLDLAARAQGPLLLGGDLNTPPRGRVYRQLRAAYGPDAHDRAGRGPGWTFPSLKLRIDHQMSRELRAVRTRVLPDAGSDHLPLLVEYR; via the coding sequence ATGCCGCGTTCCCGTCTTGCCTGGGCCTATCTGCTCGGTGTCGTCCTGATCTGGGTGCTCGGCGAATGGGTGGCCGAACGGACCGTCTACACGCTCCTGCTGGCCTACACACCGCCGCTGCTGTGGCTCCTGCCGGCACCGTTGGTCTTGGCGTGGTGCCTGTGGCGCCGCCGCCGGCTGGGGCCGGTGGTGCTGGCCGCCTTGCTGGCCGCCGGGGGCGCGGGCCTGTTCCACTGGAACTTTCAGCGCGGCGGCGAGTTGCGCGTACTGACCTACAACGTGCGCAGCGGCACGCAGACCACCCCAGAGCGGCTGGCCCGGCTGATCGGTGAGGCGGACGCCGACCTCGTGCTGCTTCAGGAGGCCAACTTCGCGCGGCCCGCTTTCCATGCGCAGCTCGTGTCTCTGCTGCCCGGCTACAGCGTGACGCGCGCCGCCGAGGTCACGACCCTCAGCCGCCTTCCCCTTCAGGACGTGCAGCGCTACGACCTGCCCCTGAACCGGCGCGAGGTCCTGCTCACCCGCGTGAGCTGGCAGGGTGAGCCCCTGAACGTGGTCAACGCGCACCTGGGCACCGTCATGCTCTCCAGCCTGCTCTCAGGCGACCTGGAACGTGTGCGGCACACCCGCAACGCGCGCGCGGCCCAGGTGGGGGTGCTGCTGGACCTCGCCGCGCGCGCGCAGGGGCCGCTGCTGCTGGGCGGCGACCTGAACACCCCGCCGCGCGGCCGGGTCTACCGGCAGCTGCGCGCCGCCTACGGCCCCGACGCCCACGACCGCGCCGGCCGGGGACCGGGCTGGACCTTCCCCAGCCTCAAGCTGCGCATCGACCACCAGATGAGCCGCGAACTGCGCGCCGTGCGCACGCGGGTGTTGCCGGACGCGGGCAGCGACCACCTGCCCCTGCTGGTGGAATACCGGTAA
- a CDS encoding TetR/AcrR family transcriptional regulator produces the protein MPYPAKLTPDAIAAQARVLLEAGGADALNMRPLAEALGVRPSSLYRHYADRAALLTALTDDVARELQVTLEAAAQGMDPQAGLRAMAGAYHAYARAHPHLYALLLDPARPYTASPGPMKDLWNTVLEGVSAVTGRPDDTGATVAVWAFLHGHTLFFLGGQFGPSGDQGGFQRGLEALVRGLLAP, from the coding sequence ATGCCATATCCTGCCAAGCTGACCCCGGATGCCATCGCCGCGCAGGCCCGAGTGCTGCTGGAGGCGGGCGGCGCCGACGCCCTGAACATGCGGCCGCTGGCCGAGGCGCTGGGGGTACGGCCTAGCAGCCTGTACCGCCACTACGCCGACCGGGCGGCCCTGCTCACGGCCCTGACCGACGACGTGGCGCGGGAATTGCAGGTCACGCTGGAGGCGGCGGCACAGGGAATGGACCCTCAGGCCGGCCTGAGGGCGATGGCCGGGGCCTACCACGCCTACGCCCGCGCGCACCCGCACCTCTACGCGCTGCTGCTGGACCCCGCCCGGCCCTATACCGCCTCGCCGGGACCGATGAAGGACCTCTGGAATACCGTGCTGGAGGGGGTCAGTGCGGTAACCGGGCGGCCGGACGACACCGGGGCCACCGTGGCGGTCTGGGCCTTCCTGCACGGCCACACCCTTTTCTTTCTGGGAGGGCAGTTCGGGCCGAGCGGCGACCAGGGAGGATTTCAGCGCGGCCTGGAGGCACTCGTGCGCGGGCTGCTGGCCCCCTGA
- a CDS encoding MBL fold metallo-hydrolase, which yields MRVTPHGPYLHLLTRLGLMNSALVREDDGFTLVDTGISGSAPALLKAAAALGAPIRRVVLTHAHDDHVGSLDALHAALPEAEVLISGRDARLLGGDLSLDPSEPQTPLRGGLHGARTAPTRLLRLDGTDQVGHLRVVPAPGHTPGHVALLDTRDGTLICGDAFQTVAGVRMCSDRRGLFPLTAFATWHAPTALYSASALADLHPTRLVPGHGRVVEDPEAAMRRAVTRAGGREA from the coding sequence ATGCGCGTTACTCCCCATGGTCCGTATCTGCACCTCCTCACCCGCCTCGGCCTCATGAACAGCGCGCTGGTGCGCGAGGACGACGGTTTCACCCTTGTGGACACCGGCATTTCGGGGTCGGCCCCCGCCCTCCTGAAGGCCGCTGCCGCGCTGGGAGCACCCATTCGCCGCGTCGTGCTGACCCATGCCCACGACGACCACGTGGGCAGCCTGGACGCCCTGCACGCGGCGCTGCCGGAGGCCGAGGTCCTGATCTCGGGGCGTGACGCCCGGCTCCTGGGCGGCGACCTGAGCCTCGACCCCAGCGAGCCGCAGACGCCGCTACGGGGTGGCCTGCATGGGGCCAGGACGGCGCCCACACGGCTACTGCGCCTGGACGGCACTGATCAGGTCGGGCACCTGCGGGTCGTGCCGGCGCCGGGCCATACGCCGGGCCACGTGGCGCTGCTGGACACGCGCGACGGCACTCTGATCTGCGGCGACGCCTTTCAGACCGTGGCGGGCGTCCGGATGTGCAGTGACCGCCGGGGGCTGTTTCCGCTGACCGCCTTCGCCACCTGGCACGCGCCCACCGCCCTGTACAGTGCCTCGGCGCTGGCCGACCTGCACCCCACGCGGCTGGTGCCCGGCCACGGCAGGGTCGTGGAAGACCCGGAAGCGGCGATGCGCCGCGCTGTGACCCGCGCCGGAGGGAGAGAGGCTTGA